The proteins below come from a single Agromyces flavus genomic window:
- a CDS encoding dihydroorotase, whose translation MSDAFLIRGAALPSGERADILLDGGRVTRVGSVTDAGGATVVDADGLVALPGLVDLHTHLREPGYEQSETVLTGTQAAAAGGFTAVFAMANTFPVADTAGVVEQELSLGEAAGYATVQPIGAVTVGLKGEQLAELGAMAASRARVRVFSDDGFCVFDPLLMRRALEYVKAFDGVIAQHAQEPRLTQGAQMNEGALSGELGLAGWPAVAEESIIARDVLLAEHVGSRLHVCHVSTAGSVEVIRWAKARGIDVTAEVTPHHLLLTEELIAGRGDGGGDGAGYDPRFKVNPPLRRPEDVEALRAALADGTIDIVATDHAPHPVEAKEGEWDAAANGMIGLESALSVVQHAMVDTGRMGWADVARVLSSTPARIGRLSGHGEPIAEGSGAELTLVDPTASAEFGTDRLAGRSVNSPYLGRVLPGRVVATFHRGIPTVLDGVVRPAEEVARG comes from the coding sequence ATGAGCGACGCGTTCCTCATCCGGGGCGCCGCCCTGCCCTCGGGCGAGCGTGCCGACATCCTGCTCGATGGAGGCCGTGTCACCCGGGTCGGCTCGGTGACGGATGCCGGGGGAGCCACGGTGGTCGATGCCGACGGGCTCGTGGCGCTGCCCGGCCTCGTCGACCTGCACACGCACCTGCGCGAACCGGGCTACGAGCAGAGCGAGACCGTGCTCACCGGGACGCAGGCCGCCGCGGCCGGCGGATTCACCGCGGTGTTCGCGATGGCCAACACGTTCCCCGTGGCCGACACCGCGGGCGTCGTCGAGCAGGAGCTCTCGCTCGGCGAGGCCGCAGGCTACGCCACGGTCCAGCCGATCGGCGCGGTCACGGTCGGACTGAAGGGCGAGCAGCTCGCCGAGCTCGGCGCGATGGCGGCCTCGCGCGCCCGGGTCCGCGTCTTCAGCGACGACGGGTTCTGCGTCTTCGACCCGCTGCTCATGCGCCGCGCGCTCGAGTACGTGAAGGCGTTCGACGGCGTCATCGCCCAGCACGCGCAGGAACCGCGCCTCACGCAGGGTGCGCAGATGAACGAAGGCGCCCTCTCGGGCGAGCTCGGCCTGGCCGGGTGGCCCGCGGTCGCCGAGGAGTCGATCATCGCGCGCGACGTGCTCCTCGCCGAGCACGTCGGCTCGCGACTGCACGTCTGCCACGTGTCCACGGCCGGCTCGGTCGAGGTGATCCGGTGGGCGAAGGCACGCGGCATCGACGTGACCGCCGAGGTCACGCCGCACCACCTCCTGCTGACCGAGGAGCTGATCGCCGGACGTGGCGACGGCGGAGGGGACGGTGCGGGCTACGACCCGCGGTTCAAGGTCAACCCGCCCCTGCGCCGCCCTGAGGACGTCGAGGCGCTCCGCGCCGCGCTGGCCGACGGCACGATCGACATCGTCGCGACCGACCACGCGCCCCACCCGGTCGAGGCGAAGGAAGGCGAATGGGACGCCGCGGCCAACGGCATGATCGGCCTCGAGTCGGCCCTCTCCGTCGTGCAGCACGCGATGGTCGACACGGGCCGCATGGGGTGGGCCGACGTCGCGCGCGTCCTGTCGTCGACCCCGGCGCGGATCGGCCGCCTCTCGGGTCACGGCGAGCCGATCGCCGAGGGCTCGGGCGCCGAGCTCACGCTGGTCGATCCGACCGCGTCGGCCGAATTCGGCACCGATCGCCTCGCGGGCCGGAGCGTGAACTCGCCCTACCTCGGACGCGTGCTGCCCGGCCGGGTCGTCGCGACGTTCCATCGCGGCATCCCCACGGTCCTCGACGGCGTCGTACGCCCGGCGGAAGAGGTGGCGCGTGGCTAG
- the rpoZ gene encoding DNA-directed RNA polymerase subunit omega translates to MAEKLSGIIDPPIDDLLSKVDSKYQLVIFASKRARQINDYYADLHEGSLFDNVGPLVDSSIDDKPLSVALHEVNEDKLRLRPIGE, encoded by the coding sequence ATGGCTGAGAAGCTGTCCGGCATCATCGACCCGCCCATCGACGACCTGCTGTCGAAGGTCGACTCGAAGTACCAGTTGGTCATCTTCGCGTCCAAGCGCGCGCGCCAGATCAACGACTACTACGCCGACCTGCACGAAGGCAGCCTGTTCGACAACGTCGGACCGCTCGTCGACTCGTCGATCGACGACAAGCCCCTCTCGGTCGCGCTCCACGAGGTGAACGAGGACAAGCTGCGCCTCCGCCCGATCGGCGAGTAG
- the pyrR gene encoding bifunctional pyr operon transcriptional regulator/uracil phosphoribosyltransferase PyrR, whose product MAVRTVLQQADLERALTRIAHEILEANRGADDLVLLGIPTRGVVLAERLARIVSRIAGAEVPAGALDVTMYRDDLGRNPVRATHPTQVPGDGIDGRVVVLVDDVLYSGRTIRAAFDALADLGRARAVRLAVLVDRGHREFPIRADYVGKNLPSSARERINVRLAEVDGDDAVTIEGGDE is encoded by the coding sequence ATCGCTGTGCGCACCGTGCTCCAGCAGGCCGACCTCGAGCGGGCGTTGACCCGCATCGCCCATGAGATCCTCGAAGCCAATCGCGGCGCCGATGATCTCGTCCTCCTCGGCATCCCCACGCGCGGCGTGGTGCTGGCCGAGCGACTCGCGCGGATCGTCTCCCGGATCGCCGGCGCCGAGGTGCCCGCAGGCGCCCTCGACGTGACGATGTACCGCGACGACCTGGGCCGCAACCCGGTGCGCGCGACGCACCCCACGCAGGTGCCGGGCGACGGCATCGACGGCCGGGTCGTCGTGCTCGTCGACGACGTGCTCTATTCCGGGCGCACCATCCGCGCCGCCTTCGACGCGCTCGCCGACCTCGGTCGTGCCCGCGCCGTGCGACTGGCCGTGCTCGTCGACCGCGGGCACCGGGAGTTCCCGATCCGCGCCGACTACGTCGGCAAGAACCTGCCGAGCTCCGCGCGTGAACGCATCAACGTGCGGCTCGCCGAGGTCGACGGCGACGACGCCGTGACGATCGAGGGAGGCGACGAGTGA
- the carB gene encoding carbamoyl-phosphate synthase large subunit — translation MPKRDDINSVLVIGSGPIVIGQAAEFDYSGTQACRVLRAEGVRVILVNPNPATIMTDPDFADATYVEPITPEVIESIIVKERPDAVLPTLGGQTALNAAIALHDAGILEKHGVELIGAKVDAIRKGEDRQLFKDLVIEAGADVARSHVATTLEQAKEFAEDLGYPLVVRPSFTMGGLGSGFAYTEEDLVRIVTQGLHDSPTTEVLLEESILGWKEYELELMRDTADNTVVVCSIENVDPVGVHTGDSITVAPALTLTDREYQKLRDIGIDIIRAVGVDTGGCNIQFAVDPVDGRIIVIEMNPRVSRSSALASKATGFPIAKIAAKLAIGYRLDEIPNDITKVTPASFEPTLDYIVVKVPRFAFEKFPAADPTLTTTMKSVGEAMAIGRNFTTALQKALRSLEKRGSSFHWEDEPRSIEELLEASTVPTDGRIVLVQQALRKGATIEQAFEATKIDPWFLDQIALINEVAEQVAAAPALDTETMLLAKDHGFSDVQIGQLRGFGEADVREVRHILGIRPVFKTVDTCAGEFPALTPYHYSSYDLETEVAPSERRKVVILGSGPNRIGQGVEFDYSCVHASFALSDAGFETIMINCNPETVSTDYDTSDRLYFEPLTLEDVLEVIHAESQSGELVGVVVQLGGQTALGLAKGLEAAGVPILGTSPEAIDLAEERGLFAGILERAGLLAPRNGTAIDLAGAVHVAEQIGYPVLVRPSYVLGGRGMEIVYDTASLADYFARIEGQGIVGPSHPLLVDRFLDDAIEIDVDALYDGTELYVGGVMEHIEEAGIHSGDSSCTLPPVTLGRAEIDRVREATRAIAEGIGVQGLLNVQFAIGAGVLYVLEANPRASRTVPFVSKALGIPLAKAASRIMVGATVRDLIDEGLLPEVDGSRVPLDAPVAVKEAVLPFHRFRTREGIMVDSVLGPEMRSTGEVMGIDRDFPTAFAKSQLAAYGGMPLSGRVFVSVSDRDKRAIVLPVLRLQQLGYDLVATEGTAEVLRRHGIEAGTVLKFSEKHGGDAVSVVELIHRGEIDVVVNTPSGRSARADGYEIRAAAVAADIPLFTTIAELSAAVASLDAVKGGFEVTSLQEYAERRAVEVVA, via the coding sequence ATGCCCAAGCGCGACGACATCAACTCCGTCCTCGTCATCGGATCGGGACCCATCGTCATCGGCCAGGCGGCGGAGTTCGACTACTCGGGTACCCAGGCCTGCCGCGTCCTCCGCGCGGAGGGCGTGCGCGTCATCCTCGTCAACCCGAACCCGGCGACGATCATGACCGACCCCGACTTCGCCGACGCGACCTACGTCGAGCCGATCACGCCCGAGGTGATCGAGTCGATCATCGTCAAGGAGCGGCCCGACGCCGTCCTGCCCACACTGGGCGGGCAGACCGCGCTGAACGCGGCGATCGCCCTGCACGACGCGGGCATCCTCGAGAAGCACGGCGTCGAGCTCATCGGCGCGAAGGTCGACGCGATCCGCAAGGGCGAGGACCGGCAGCTGTTCAAGGACCTCGTGATCGAGGCCGGGGCCGATGTCGCCCGCTCGCACGTGGCCACCACGCTCGAGCAGGCGAAGGAATTCGCCGAGGACCTCGGGTACCCCCTCGTGGTCCGCCCGTCCTTCACGATGGGCGGACTCGGCTCGGGCTTCGCGTACACCGAGGAGGACCTCGTCCGCATCGTGACGCAGGGCCTGCACGACTCGCCGACCACCGAGGTGCTCCTCGAGGAGTCCATCCTCGGCTGGAAGGAGTACGAGCTCGAGCTCATGCGGGACACTGCCGACAACACGGTCGTCGTCTGCTCGATCGAGAACGTCGACCCGGTCGGCGTGCACACGGGCGACTCCATCACGGTCGCGCCGGCGCTCACGCTCACGGACCGCGAGTACCAGAAGCTCCGCGACATCGGCATCGACATCATCCGCGCCGTCGGCGTGGACACGGGCGGCTGCAACATCCAGTTCGCGGTCGACCCCGTGGACGGCCGGATCATCGTGATCGAGATGAACCCGCGCGTGTCGCGGTCGTCGGCGCTCGCGTCGAAGGCGACGGGCTTCCCGATCGCGAAGATCGCCGCGAAGCTCGCGATCGGCTACCGCCTCGACGAGATCCCCAACGACATCACCAAGGTCACGCCGGCGTCCTTCGAGCCGACGCTCGACTACATCGTCGTGAAGGTGCCCCGGTTCGCGTTCGAGAAGTTCCCGGCCGCCGACCCCACGCTGACCACGACCATGAAGTCCGTCGGCGAGGCCATGGCGATCGGACGCAACTTCACGACTGCGCTGCAGAAGGCGCTGCGCTCGCTCGAGAAGCGCGGGTCGAGCTTCCACTGGGAGGACGAGCCGCGTTCGATCGAGGAGCTGCTCGAGGCGTCCACGGTGCCGACCGACGGCCGGATCGTGCTCGTGCAGCAGGCGCTGCGCAAGGGCGCCACGATCGAGCAGGCATTCGAGGCCACGAAGATCGACCCCTGGTTCCTCGATCAGATCGCGCTGATCAACGAGGTCGCCGAGCAGGTCGCGGCCGCGCCGGCGCTCGACACCGAGACCATGCTGCTCGCGAAGGACCACGGCTTCTCCGACGTCCAGATCGGCCAGCTCCGCGGATTCGGCGAGGCCGACGTCCGCGAGGTGCGGCACATCCTCGGCATCCGGCCGGTGTTCAAGACGGTCGACACGTGCGCCGGCGAGTTCCCGGCGCTCACGCCGTACCACTACTCGAGCTACGACCTCGAGACCGAGGTCGCGCCGAGCGAGCGCCGCAAGGTCGTGATCCTCGGCTCGGGCCCGAACCGCATCGGCCAGGGCGTCGAGTTCGACTACTCGTGCGTGCACGCGTCGTTCGCACTGTCCGACGCCGGGTTCGAGACGATCATGATCAACTGCAACCCCGAGACCGTCTCGACCGACTACGACACGAGCGACCGGCTCTACTTCGAGCCGCTCACGCTCGAGGACGTGCTCGAGGTCATCCACGCCGAATCGCAGTCGGGCGAGCTCGTCGGCGTCGTCGTGCAGCTCGGCGGGCAGACCGCCCTCGGGCTCGCCAAGGGCCTCGAGGCCGCGGGTGTCCCGATCCTCGGAACGAGCCCCGAGGCGATCGACCTCGCCGAGGAGCGCGGGCTCTTCGCCGGGATCCTCGAGCGCGCTGGCCTGCTCGCACCGCGCAACGGCACGGCGATCGACCTCGCCGGCGCCGTGCACGTCGCCGAGCAGATCGGCTATCCCGTGCTGGTCCGCCCGAGCTACGTGCTCGGCGGCCGGGGCATGGAGATCGTGTACGACACCGCCTCGCTCGCCGACTACTTCGCCCGCATCGAGGGGCAGGGCATCGTCGGCCCGAGCCATCCGCTGCTCGTCGACCGGTTCCTCGACGACGCCATCGAGATCGACGTCGACGCGCTCTACGACGGCACCGAGCTCTACGTGGGCGGGGTCATGGAGCACATCGAGGAGGCCGGCATCCACTCGGGCGACTCGAGCTGCACGCTGCCGCCCGTGACGCTCGGCCGCGCCGAGATCGACCGCGTACGCGAGGCGACCCGCGCGATCGCCGAGGGCATCGGCGTGCAGGGCCTGCTCAACGTGCAGTTCGCGATCGGCGCCGGGGTGCTCTACGTGCTCGAGGCCAATCCCCGTGCGAGCCGCACGGTGCCGTTCGTCTCGAAGGCGCTCGGCATCCCGCTCGCGAAGGCCGCGTCCCGCATCATGGTGGGCGCGACGGTCCGCGACCTAATCGACGAGGGCCTGCTGCCCGAGGTCGACGGGTCGCGCGTGCCGCTCGACGCCCCGGTCGCCGTCAAGGAGGCCGTGCTGCCGTTCCACCGCTTCCGCACGCGCGAGGGCATCATGGTCGACTCGGTGCTCGGCCCCGAGATGCGCTCGACCGGCGAGGTCATGGGCATCGACCGCGACTTCCCGACGGCGTTCGCGAAGAGCCAGCTGGCCGCCTACGGCGGGATGCCGCTCTCGGGCCGCGTGTTCGTGTCGGTCTCCGACCGCGACAAGCGGGCCATCGTGCTGCCCGTGCTGCGCCTGCAGCAGCTCGGCTACGACCTCGTCGCCACGGAGGGGACCGCCGAGGTGCTGCGCCGCCACGGCATCGAGGCCGGCACCGTGCTGAAGTTCAGCGAGAAGCACGGTGGCGACGCCGTCTCGGTCGTCGAGCTCATCCACCGCGGCGAGATCGACGTGGTCGTCAACACGCCCAGCGGTCGGTCGGCGCGCGCCGACGGATACGAGATCCGCGCCGCAGCCGTCGCCGCCGACATCCCGCTGTTCACCACGATCGCCGAGCTCTCGGCGGCCGTCGCGTCGCTCGACGCGGTGAAGGGCGGCTTCGAGGTGACCAGCCTGCAGGAGTACGCGGAGCGCCGCGCGGTCGAGGTGGTCGCGTGA
- the pyrF gene encoding orotidine-5'-phosphate decarboxylase, producing MNGAASFGERLHGAFAAWGRLCVGIDPHASLLDRWGLDDSAEGVREFGLRVVGAAAGRAGIVKPQVAFYERHGAAGYVALERVLAEARDAGLLVIADVKRGDIGTSVDAYGEAWLRPGSSLESDAMTISAYQGLGSIESVMRRADAAGKGLFVLSATSNPEAAAIQRAILQQSSREGDTVAGAICAGVAAWNASREDAAERPMGSIGVVLGATVDLAASGIDTSADPVAPTLPVLAPGFGHQGADVRDLDAIYGSLAAGVVVSESRSLLGEGPDGLAEAIVRRADEIGAARV from the coding sequence GTGAACGGCGCCGCCTCGTTCGGCGAGCGACTCCACGGGGCGTTCGCCGCATGGGGTCGCCTCTGCGTCGGGATCGATCCGCACGCGTCGCTGCTCGATCGATGGGGCCTCGACGACTCCGCCGAGGGCGTGCGCGAATTCGGCCTCAGGGTGGTGGGCGCCGCCGCGGGCCGCGCCGGAATCGTGAAGCCGCAGGTCGCCTTCTACGAGCGGCACGGCGCGGCGGGCTACGTCGCCCTCGAGCGCGTGCTCGCCGAGGCGCGCGACGCCGGCCTGCTGGTGATCGCCGACGTCAAGCGCGGCGACATCGGCACGAGCGTCGACGCGTACGGCGAGGCGTGGCTGCGACCCGGCTCCTCGCTCGAATCCGACGCCATGACCATCAGCGCGTACCAGGGGCTCGGCTCGATCGAGTCGGTCATGCGCCGAGCGGATGCCGCGGGCAAGGGCCTCTTCGTGCTCTCCGCGACGTCGAACCCCGAGGCCGCCGCCATCCAGCGCGCGATCCTGCAGCAGTCCAGTCGCGAGGGCGACACGGTCGCCGGGGCGATCTGCGCGGGCGTCGCGGCTTGGAACGCCTCGCGCGAAGACGCCGCGGAGCGCCCCATGGGTTCGATCGGCGTGGTCCTCGGCGCCACTGTCGACCTGGCGGCATCCGGCATCGACACGTCGGCCGACCCCGTCGCACCGACCCTGCCGGTGCTGGCGCCCGGGTTCGGCCACCAGGGCGCCGACGTGCGCGACCTCGACGCGATCTACGGGTCGCTCGCGGCCGGGGTCGTCGTGAGCGAGTCGCGCTCGCTGCTCGGCGAAGGGCCCGACGGGCTCGCCGAGGCGATCGTCCGCCGTGCCGACGAGATCGGAGCCGCCCGTGTCTGA
- a CDS encoding aspartate carbamoyltransferase catalytic subunit: MRHLLSTRDLARDDAIGLLDVAEDMAAVQEREVKKLPTLRGRTVVNLFFEDSTRTRISFEAAAKRLSADVINFSAKGSSVSKGESLKDTAQTLQAMGADGVVIRHPSSGAPSTLATSGWIDAGVVNAGDGTHEHPTQALLDAFTMRRRLHGAASRGRDLDGIRVVIVGDILHSRVARSNVWLLETLGAEVTLVAPPTLVPVDVSGWPAEVDYDLDRALAAQPDVVMMLRVQAERMHGAFFPNSREYARTWGLDDARFERLPATTMVMHPGPMNRGLEIAARAADSSQSTVREQVANGVSVRMAALYLLLSGERGEAR, from the coding sequence GTGAGGCACCTGCTCAGCACGCGCGACCTCGCGCGCGACGACGCGATCGGCCTGCTCGACGTCGCCGAGGACATGGCGGCCGTCCAGGAGCGCGAGGTCAAGAAGCTGCCGACCCTCCGCGGCCGCACGGTCGTGAACCTCTTCTTCGAGGACTCCACCCGCACGCGCATCTCGTTCGAGGCCGCCGCCAAGCGGCTCTCGGCCGACGTCATCAACTTCAGCGCCAAGGGCTCGAGCGTGTCCAAGGGCGAGAGCCTCAAGGACACCGCGCAGACGCTCCAGGCGATGGGCGCCGACGGCGTCGTGATCCGGCATCCGTCGTCGGGCGCGCCGTCGACCCTCGCGACGAGCGGATGGATCGACGCGGGCGTCGTCAACGCCGGCGACGGCACGCACGAGCACCCCACTCAGGCGCTGCTCGACGCGTTCACCATGCGACGACGCCTGCACGGAGCGGCATCCCGCGGTCGCGACCTCGACGGCATCCGCGTGGTCATCGTCGGCGACATCCTGCACTCGCGCGTCGCGAGGTCGAACGTGTGGCTCCTCGAGACGCTCGGCGCCGAGGTGACGCTCGTGGCGCCGCCGACGCTCGTGCCGGTCGACGTGTCGGGATGGCCCGCCGAGGTCGACTACGACCTCGATCGCGCGCTCGCTGCGCAGCCCGACGTGGTCATGATGCTCCGCGTCCAGGCCGAGCGCATGCACGGGGCGTTCTTCCCGAACAGCCGCGAATACGCCCGCACCTGGGGTCTCGACGACGCGCGATTCGAGCGGTTGCCCGCGACTACCATGGTCATGCACCCCGGCCCGATGAATCGCGGGCTCGAGATCGCCGCCCGCGCCGCCGACTCGTCGCAGTCCACGGTGCGCGAGCAGGTTGCGAACGGAGTATCAGTGAGAATGGCCGCCCTCTATCTGCTGCTGTCCGGCGAGCGGGGTGAGGCCCGATGA
- a CDS encoding DoxX family protein: MSTLSAPTRLHPVSHRPAFAGVRPLLARFAAAEAALKAFLERWSIPALRVALGAVFAVFGVLKFFPGVSPVESLVEATWGVLTFGIVGGQLAMILTAVIETTAGLLIISGRYARLGLVVLAVAFVGIFSPIVFFTDQLITAAGPTLLGQYVAKNVVLVAAALVVASRVLRGRSETR, translated from the coding sequence ATGTCCACGCTCTCCGCCCCCACTCGGCTCCATCCCGTGTCGCACCGTCCCGCGTTCGCGGGGGTACGGCCGCTTCTCGCCCGCTTCGCCGCAGCCGAGGCCGCCCTGAAGGCGTTCCTCGAGCGCTGGAGCATCCCGGCCCTCCGCGTCGCCCTCGGCGCCGTCTTCGCCGTGTTCGGCGTCCTGAAGTTCTTCCCCGGCGTGAGCCCGGTCGAGTCGCTCGTCGAGGCGACCTGGGGTGTCCTCACGTTCGGCATCGTCGGCGGCCAGCTCGCCATGATCCTCACGGCGGTCATCGAGACGACCGCCGGCCTGCTGATCATCTCCGGCCGGTACGCGCGCCTGGGCCTGGTGGTCCTGGCGGTCGCCTTCGTGGGGATCTTCTCGCCGATCGTCTTCTTCACCGACCAGCTCATCACCGCGGCGGGCCCCACCCTCCTCGGACAGTACGTCGCCAAGAACGTGGTGCTCGTCGCCGCGGCGCTCGTCGTCGCCTCTCGGGTGCTTCGCGGGCGGAGCGAGACCCGGTGA
- the gmk gene encoding guanylate kinase, producing MSERTATSAPPEVDRVAASRAAVAARRARAAVKHDISTGDRSPLDVLRAAYEEPEGAEGRLRVTEFLTSIPAIGQTKCARIMDELQIANAKRLGGLGRLQRRRLREFVAEWVADHGGTGDRLVVLAGPTAVGKGTVAGYIREHHPDVKLSVSATTRAPRPGEVEGEHYFFVSDDEFDRMVASGELLEWATVHNAYRYGTPRRAVEEAIAAGNSVLLEIDIQGARSVRRAMPEATLVFLLPPTWDELVRRLVGRGTESAAEQQRRLETAKVELAAVEEFDHQVVNHEVREAAQKVVDLMRPRRGRRQPAPRHDLPRITDAPHSKESLHG from the coding sequence GTGTCTGAGCGCACCGCGACCTCCGCGCCGCCCGAGGTCGACCGCGTTGCCGCGTCGCGAGCGGCCGTCGCCGCCCGCCGCGCCCGCGCGGCCGTGAAGCACGACATCTCGACCGGCGATCGCAGCCCGCTCGACGTGCTCCGGGCGGCCTACGAGGAACCCGAGGGGGCCGAGGGGCGCCTGCGGGTGACCGAGTTCCTCACCTCGATCCCCGCCATCGGGCAGACCAAGTGCGCGCGCATCATGGACGAGCTGCAGATCGCGAACGCCAAGCGACTGGGCGGGCTCGGCCGACTGCAGCGTCGACGGCTCCGCGAGTTCGTCGCCGAGTGGGTCGCCGATCACGGCGGCACGGGGGACCGGCTCGTCGTCCTCGCCGGCCCCACCGCCGTCGGCAAGGGCACGGTCGCCGGATACATCCGCGAGCACCATCCCGACGTCAAGCTCTCCGTCTCGGCGACGACACGTGCGCCGCGCCCCGGCGAGGTCGAGGGCGAGCACTACTTCTTCGTCTCCGACGACGAGTTCGACCGCATGGTCGCCTCGGGCGAGCTGCTCGAGTGGGCGACCGTGCACAACGCGTACCGCTACGGCACGCCGCGGCGCGCCGTCGAGGAGGCGATCGCCGCCGGCAACAGCGTGCTCCTCGAGATCGACATCCAGGGCGCGCGCTCGGTCCGCCGCGCCATGCCCGAGGCGACCCTCGTCTTCCTGCTGCCGCCGACCTGGGACGAACTCGTCCGACGCCTGGTCGGGCGAGGCACCGAGAGCGCCGCCGAACAGCAGCGACGGCTCGAGACGGCGAAGGTCGAACTCGCCGCCGTCGAGGAGTTCGACCACCAGGTCGTGAATCACGAGGTCCGCGAGGCGGCGCAAAAGGTCGTAGACTTGATGCGGCCTCGCCGGGGTCGGCGTCAGCCTGCCCCGCGCCACGATCTTCCGCGCATCACGGATGCGCCTCACTCGAAGGAGTCCCTGCATGGCTGA
- a CDS encoding PH-like domain-containing protein encodes MASGWIVGTVVAVVLIGAAAWLMVRSWRRRTERDETLAAYVAPAGLGAPVLEIEALYVATTPESEPLERLAVEGLAFRGSARIEVHDAGVLLRIAGEQPSFIPADRLVAAGTATYAIDRGVEPEGLVALTWIVDDRSEPETPTRVDSYLRCRYPGDSARLVTALNDIAAAPAEVRPAAENAESEASDD; translated from the coding sequence GTGGCTAGCGGCTGGATCGTCGGAACCGTCGTCGCGGTGGTGCTGATCGGCGCCGCGGCCTGGCTGATGGTGCGCTCGTGGCGTCGGCGGACCGAGCGCGATGAGACGCTCGCGGCGTACGTGGCGCCTGCGGGCCTCGGCGCTCCGGTGCTCGAGATCGAGGCGCTCTACGTCGCGACCACGCCCGAGTCCGAGCCGCTCGAACGGCTCGCGGTCGAGGGGCTCGCCTTCCGCGGATCGGCCCGGATCGAGGTGCACGACGCGGGCGTGCTGCTGCGCATCGCGGGCGAGCAACCGAGCTTCATCCCGGCCGACCGGCTGGTGGCCGCCGGAACCGCGACCTACGCGATCGACCGGGGGGTCGAGCCCGAGGGCCTCGTCGCCCTGACCTGGATCGTCGACGACCGGTCCGAGCCCGAGACGCCGACCCGGGTCGACAGCTACCTGCGGTGCCGGTATCCGGGAGATTCCGCCCGGCTGGTGACCGCCCTGAACGACATCGCCGCCGCGCCCGCCGAGGTGCGGCCGGCCGCAGAGAACGCAGAGAGCGAGGCCTCCGATGACTGA
- the carA gene encoding glutamine-hydrolyzing carbamoyl-phosphate synthase small subunit codes for MTETPNPIPADTGAVPVAVDLDRAVLVLEDGSRYEGRAYGARGRTFGEAVFATGMTGYQETLTDPSYAGQIVLMTAPHIGNTGMNDDDMESSKIWVAGFVVRDPSRVVSNFRSQRSLDDDLAEAGIVGISRIDTRAVTRHIRSLGAMRAGVFSGEDAWLSPGEQLELVQGGEQMAGRNLSGAVSTDELYSLDAVGERVGSVAVLDLGVKTSTLKYLAERGFDVHVLPQTVTADDVMALKPDALFFSNGPGDPGASDRHVELLRTTLREGLPYFGICFGNQLLGRALGFETYKLPFGHRGINQPVLDRETGRVEITAHNHGFAVAAPTDRVSDSAEGFGRVEVSHVGLNDNVVEGLNCLDIPAFSVQYHPESAAGPHDANYLFDRFRDMVIASKTTDDSQEAGE; via the coding sequence ATGACTGAGACCCCGAACCCGATCCCCGCCGACACCGGTGCCGTGCCCGTCGCTGTCGACCTCGACCGCGCGGTCCTCGTGCTCGAGGACGGCTCGCGCTACGAGGGCCGCGCCTACGGCGCGCGTGGCCGCACCTTCGGCGAGGCCGTCTTCGCGACGGGCATGACCGGTTACCAGGAGACCCTCACCGACCCGTCGTACGCGGGTCAGATCGTGCTCATGACCGCGCCGCACATCGGCAACACCGGCATGAACGACGACGACATGGAGTCGTCGAAGATCTGGGTCGCGGGCTTCGTCGTACGCGACCCCTCACGCGTCGTCTCGAACTTCCGGTCGCAGCGCAGCCTCGACGACGACCTCGCCGAGGCCGGGATCGTCGGCATCAGCCGCATCGACACGCGGGCGGTGACGCGTCACATCCGTTCACTCGGCGCCATGCGCGCGGGCGTGTTCTCGGGCGAGGACGCCTGGCTGTCGCCCGGCGAGCAGCTCGAGCTCGTCCAGGGCGGTGAGCAGATGGCGGGCCGGAACCTCTCCGGTGCGGTGTCGACCGACGAGCTCTACTCGCTCGACGCCGTCGGCGAGCGCGTGGGATCCGTGGCGGTGCTCGACCTCGGCGTCAAGACCTCGACGCTGAAGTATCTCGCGGAGCGCGGATTCGACGTGCACGTGCTGCCGCAGACCGTCACCGCCGACGACGTCATGGCGCTGAAGCCCGACGCGCTGTTCTTCTCGAACGGCCCGGGCGACCCCGGCGCATCCGACCGCCATGTCGAGCTGCTCCGCACGACGCTGCGCGAGGGACTGCCGTACTTCGGCATCTGCTTCGGCAACCAGCTGCTCGGGCGCGCGCTCGGCTTCGAGACATACAAGCTCCCGTTCGGCCATCGCGGCATCAACCAGCCGGTGCTCGACCGCGAGACGGGTCGCGTCGAGATCACCGCCCACAACCACGGCTTCGCGGTGGCCGCGCCGACCGATCGGGTCAGCGACTCCGCCGAGGGCTTCGGGCGGGTCGAGGTCAGCCACGTCGGCCTGAACGACAACGTGGTCGAAGGGCTGAACTGCCTCGACATCCCCGCGTTCTCGGTGCAGTACCACCCCGAGTCGGCGGCCGGGCCGCACGACGCCAACTACCTCTTCGACCGCTTCCGCGACATGGTCATCGCGAGCAAGACCACCGACGACAGCCAGGAGGCCGGCGAGTAA